The stretch of DNA TCGGACGACGGATCGGCTCTTGGCAGATCATCGAGCCGGTTCACGCCTTCCATGCCTCCGAATACGAAGCCTATGATGCTCGCCGGGGGGCGATCGCGCGAGAATACGGATTGCGCGAGGCGGCCTTTGCTGACTATACCGATGAGCGAAAGCGAAAGGTGCGCGTCGAACTCTTTCGCATGATCAATTATGTGTCCGCCTATGGGCTGTACTCCTTCGAGCGCCGACAGGGCGTCCGGTTGAGCGGCATTGGGACGGAAGCCGAAGCCGGAGGCGATGCCCTCGCCTTTTGGAAAGGCGATTATTACGGGCGCGTGACGATCCTGAACGAAGCGAAGGCCCCGAGTCTCTCCATCGGCGAATTGAGCGATCTGGCCCGCGCATTTGCGGAAAAGCTCGTGGTCGGCCCACATGAGGTCCCGCTGTTGATTCGCCATCTGCCGATGGAAGGTCGTGTCCCGGGATCGGAGCGCTTCATCGCTGGACCTCGGGGGCTAGCTGAGTTCCCCGGATATGAGAATCCCGATGATCTTTTCCTGCTGGGGAGCGACGCTGTCGAAGCAGCGATCGCCGAGTATCGGCTCGGCCGCGCTTCGGCCAAGCTCTTGCTCGTCGAATATCACACGCCGCAGTTGGCACAAGCGGCCTACGAACGCGTCCGAGCGCATCTTGAGCAATTGGCGCCGTCGGAACGAGAGCGTCGCGTCTTCAAGCGAGAGGGCAATTTTCTGATTCACGCCTTCGAGGTTTCGGACCGCGCGACGATCGAGCGAATCGTGAATCAGATCGAGTACACGGCGCAAGTTCGATGGTTGAGTGGAGACCGAATCCGTCTCGTGCCGAGCATTATCGAGGAGTTCCCCGTGGGGCGCTGGCTCATCGCCGTCTTCGCCTTCATCGGCGTGCTGATCTTGATCGCCGTCGGCATCGGTGTGCTCTTCGGATATGGATTCTTCCTTTGGCGGCGGCGGCGCTTGCAACGATATCCCTTCTCGGACGCTGGCGGCATTCAACGCTTGAACCTCGACGGATTGACGCTTCCCTCCCCCTCGCCCTCCCGACAGCTTCCGCCTTGGCGCGCGTGGGAGGAACCACCATCGGAGTGACTCATCCTGTCACGGCGCCTTCGGACGCGGAGCCGACCAAACGAGCGTATTTCGCCATGATGCCTGAAGGATAGCGTGGAGGGGGTGGCGTCCAACGCGCCAAACGCTCGGCGATCTCCTCCTCTGAAAGTTCGACATCGAGCCGCCGACGCTCGATGTCGAAGACGATCATATCCCCATCGCGGACGATGGCGAGAGGGCCTCCCACAGCAGCTTCCGGAGCGACATGTCCCGCCATCAATCCATGCGTCGCGCCCGAGAAGCGTCCATCGGTGACCAGAGCGACGGCTTCGCCCAAGCCAGCGCCTTGCAGGGCGCCCGTCACAGCGAGCATCTCTCGCATGCCCGGCCCTCCCTTCGGACCTTCGTATCGAATGACGACAACGTCACCGGGCTGAATCGCGCCGCGCTGTACGGCTTCGAAGGCCGCTTCCTCGCAGTCGAACACGCGCGCCGGCCCACGGTGATACAATCGCGTCTTCCCGGCGATCTTCACGACGCATCCATCGGGAGCCAAGCTCCCGCGCAAGATGACCAAACCACCTGTGGGCGAGAGCGGATTCGAGAGCGGGCGAATCACAGGTTGTCCCGGCGTCTCCACTGCCTCGCGGGCTTCCTCACCGATCGTTCGTCCGGTCACCGTCAGCGCGTCCTCTTGCAGGAGGCCAGCCTCCAGCAATCGCTTGGCGATGACGCCGATTCCCCCAGCCCGGTAGACATCGTGCGCGACGTATCGCCCCCACGGCTTCATATCGGCCAACAGCGGTGTGCGCGAGCTGATGCGATCGAAATCCTCGAGCACTAGCGGGACCCCCGCTTCCCGCGCGATCGCCAACAGGTGCAGAACGGCATTGGTTGATCCACCGGTCGCGGCGACAGCCGCGATAGCGTTCTCCAGTGCTTTTCGCGTGACGATCTGGCGCGGCCGAAGATCGCGCCGCAAAAGCTCCATGACGAGCTGCCCGCAGCGAAAGGCGACCTCCTCTTTGAGCGGATCGGCTGCTGGCACCATCGCGCTCCCCATTGGGGAGATGCCCAGCATCTCGCACACCGTCGCCATCGTGTTCGCCGTGAATTGTCCCCCACAGGCTCCTTCTCCAGGACACGCGACATTCTCCAACTCGCGCAGCTCCTCCAGCGTCATCCGTCCAGCCGCGCACGCGCCGATTGCCTCATAGACATCTTGGATCGTCACAGGGCGCCCGCGAAACACGCCCGGCGCGATCGAACCACTGTAGAGCATGAGGCCAGGAAGATCGAGCCGCAGCAGCGCCATGACCGCTCCCGGGATCGTCTTGTCGCAGCCCGCGATCACGACGAGAGCATCCAACAGGTGACCGCGCACGACCAGCTCAATCGAATCGGCGATGACCTCGCGACTGATGAGCGAGGCCTTCATCCCTTCCGTCCCCATGGCGATGCCATCGGAGACGGCGATCGTGTTGAATTCGATCGGCGTGCCGCCGGCCGCGCGAATCCCTTCTTTGACCTTCTCCGCCAAGCGGCGGTGGTTGTAATTGCACGGCATGATCTCGATCCAACTGTGCGCCACCCCTACCAGAGGGCGTTCGAGGTCCTCATCACGGAAGCCCACAGCTTTCATCATGGCGCGCGCCCCGGCGCGACTGAGCCCTTCGGTCAACTGAGCGCTCCAGCGCTTCAGCTCTCGAGTCATCTTTGCCCTCCTCCTTCGATCTCGCGAAGGTCACGTGATTATAGCGCCCGCGAGCGGAGAAAAAAAGCGCCGGTTCGCGCCGCGCGCTCACGCGGACAAGATGGACTTTGCTAAAATAGGGGCCGTGAATGAAGGGGTACTCACGGAGTTGCTGCTCGCGTTTCGACGGGGAGAGGTGACGCTCGAAGACGTCCTCGCACGGCTTCGCCACCTCCCTTACGAAGACCTCGGTTTCGCCAAGCCGGATCACCACAGACATCTGCGGCAAGGTTTTCCCGAAGTCGTCTTCGGCCAAGGGAAAACGCCCGAGCAAATCGCCGCGATCGTCGCTCGGCTTTTGGCGCACAGCGCCTTAGCGCTGGTGACGCGGACGGATGAGGCCGCCTATGCGGCCGTTCGACGCATTGCCCCAGAGGCCGTCTATCACGCGCAGGCGCGAATGATCACTATTCGGCGCGGGGAACCTCCCGAGCCCCAAGGATTGATCGCCGTCGTCTCTGCGGGAACGGCGGACATTCCCGTCGCCGAAGAAGCGGCGGTCACGGCCGAGGCGTTGGGGAATCGCGTTGAGCGATTTTATGACGTCGGCGTCGCCGGGCTGCATCGGCTGCTCAGCGTCTATGAGCGTCTGCAGGCCGCGCGCGTCATCGTCTGCGTCGCCGGCATGGAGGGCGCCTTGCCGAGCGTCGTCGGGGGACTAGTGAGCGTCCCCGTCATCGCCGTTCCAACCAGCATCGGCTATGGCGTCGGTCAAGGCGGCGTGGCCGCTCTCCTCGGTATGTTGAACAGTTGTTCCGCGAACGTCGTCGTCGTCAACATTGACAACGGCTTCGGCGCGGGCTTTGTCGCTAGCCTCATCAATCGAAAAGCCCATTAAGGAGGATTGCCCATGCAGATCACAAAACGCGAGAAACGATTCGTCGGACATGGTGTACTGCGAATCCTGGGGCTGTCCATGATCGCGCTTCTGCTTCTTCTGCTTGTGGGGATTCCAGCAGCCCGCGGGCAGGGGCAGAGCGATCTTCGGCAGATCACCGGAGAGTTGTTTAAGAGCCTGGAGTTCCGCAACATCGGACCGGCCATCATGGGCGGCCGCATTGACGATGTCGCCGTCGTCGAGAGCGATCCCCGTATCATCTACATGGCAACAGCCTCCGGCGGCGTATGGAAGACGACGAACAGCGGCACCACCTGGGAGCCAATTTTCGACAACGAAGCCGTCAGCTCGATTGGCGATGTCACCGTCGCTCCTTCCAACCCCAACATCGTGTGGGTCGGCACAGGGGAACCCAACAACCGACAGAGCTCCTCATGGGGCAACGGCGTCTACAAATCGCTTGATGGCGGGAAAACCTGGCAGCACATGGGACTGAGCGATACCCATCACATCGGACGCATTGTCATTGATCCGACGAATCCGGACATCGTCTACGTGGCGGCGCTCGGTCGCCTGTGGGGGCCGAATCGCGAACGCGGACTCTTCAAGACGACCGACGGAGGGAAGACCTGGACGTGCGTGCTCTTCATCAACGAGGACACGGGCGTTGTGGACGTCGCTATGGATCCGCAGAGCCCCAACATCCTGTACGCCGCCGCATATCAGCGCCGACGCACGGCTTATGGATTTAACGGCGGCGGACCGCACAGCGGGCTCTACAAGTCCGTGGATGGTGGCGCGACATGGCAGAAACTCACGCGAGGGTTGCCGACGGGCGACACCGGACGCATCGGCCTGGACATCTATCGGCGCGATCCTCGCATCGTGTACGCCATCATCGAGAACAAAAACGGGGGCGTCTTCCGCTCGGAAGATCGCGGAGAGACCTGGACGAGGATGAGCGACGTCAATCCGCGTCCCTCCT from Blastocatellia bacterium encodes:
- the ilvD gene encoding dihydroxy-acid dehydratase, with translation MTRELKRWSAQLTEGLSRAGARAMMKAVGFRDEDLERPLVGVAHSWIEIMPCNYNHRRLAEKVKEGIRAAGGTPIEFNTIAVSDGIAMGTEGMKASLISREVIADSIELVVRGHLLDALVVIAGCDKTIPGAVMALLRLDLPGLMLYSGSIAPGVFRGRPVTIQDVYEAIGACAAGRMTLEELRELENVACPGEGACGGQFTANTMATVCEMLGISPMGSAMVPAADPLKEEVAFRCGQLVMELLRRDLRPRQIVTRKALENAIAAVAATGGSTNAVLHLLAIAREAGVPLVLEDFDRISSRTPLLADMKPWGRYVAHDVYRAGGIGVIAKRLLEAGLLQEDALTVTGRTIGEEAREAVETPGQPVIRPLSNPLSPTGGLVILRGSLAPDGCVVKIAGKTRLYHRGPARVFDCEEAAFEAVQRGAIQPGDVVVIRYEGPKGGPGMREMLAVTGALQGAGLGEAVALVTDGRFSGATHGLMAGHVAPEAAVGGPLAIVRDGDMIVFDIERRRLDVELSEEEIAERLARWTPPPPRYPSGIMAKYARLVGSASEGAVTG
- the larB gene encoding nickel pincer cofactor biosynthesis protein LarB, which produces MDFAKIGAVNEGVLTELLLAFRRGEVTLEDVLARLRHLPYEDLGFAKPDHHRHLRQGFPEVVFGQGKTPEQIAAIVARLLAHSALALVTRTDEAAYAAVRRIAPEAVYHAQARMITIRRGEPPEPQGLIAVVSAGTADIPVAEEAAVTAEALGNRVERFYDVGVAGLHRLLSVYERLQAARVIVCVAGMEGALPSVVGGLVSVPVIAVPTSIGYGVGQGGVAALLGMLNSCSANVVVVNIDNGFGAGFVASLINRKAH